Part of the Sulfuriflexus mobilis genome is shown below.
AGTGTCTAAAATGCAGCGGAATGTCCTGATAAGCGTTGTCAGTCTGTTCATGCGGCAGGAGGATATTCAGGCCGATACTTGGCGATTTACCGGCATAGGCACCCTTGTTGGCGGCCTCCATGATACCGGGGCCGCCGCCGCTGACCACGGAAAAGCCGGCATCCGACAGCAGGCGCGCGATCGCTTCGGCCTGCCGGTAGGAGGGGTGCCCGGGGGCCGTGCGGGCTGAGCCGAAAATGCTCACCGAGGGCTTGATACGCGCCAGTCGCTCAAAGCCTTCGACAAACTCGGCCATGATCTGGAAGATCTTCCAGGATTCGCGAGTCAGCTGCGCATCATTGATCGGCGACATGCCCGGGTGAGCGGATTTCGGTTT
Proteins encoded:
- a CDS encoding TIGR00730 family Rossman fold protein — its product is MEKKPKSAHPGMSPINDAQLTRESWKIFQIMAEFVEGFERLARIKPSVSIFGSARTAPGHPSYRQAEAIARLLSDAGFSVVSGGGPGIMEAANKGAYAGKSPSIGLNILLPHEQTDNAYQDIPLHFRHFFSRKVMFVKYASAYVVLPGGFGTLDELAEILTLVQTGKTRRIPVILVDSTFWSGLIDWFANTMVEEGTISQEDLKLFRVLDKPQEVVDAIFEHYGSRGFEPSAEEQEILLEL